Proteins co-encoded in one Flavobacteriaceae bacterium MAR_2009_75 genomic window:
- a CDS encoding MoxR-like ATPase produces the protein MSDVSAIDNLVQKHQSLKQEIAKVIVGQNEVIDQILLSIYTGGHSLLIGVPGLAKTLMVNTIAQTLGLDFKRIQFTPDLMPSDILGSEVLDQNRNFKFIKGPIFANIILADEINRTPPKTQAALLEAMQERAVTIAGQQHKLEPPYFVLATQNPIEQEGTYPLPEAQLDRFMFAIELKYPSIAEEIQVVKATTTDVLVSVSPLFNAQEIVAIQQLIRRIPVPDNVIEYAVKLVNATRPNLEHASDYVKQYIDWGAGPRASQNLILGAKAHAAINGKYSPDSEDVQAVATGILRHRIIKNYKAEAEGISEEEIISKLL, from the coding sequence ATGTCAGATGTATCGGCCATTGATAACCTTGTACAAAAACACCAATCCCTCAAGCAAGAAATAGCTAAGGTCATTGTTGGTCAAAATGAGGTAATAGACCAAATTTTGCTGAGTATCTACACAGGGGGGCACTCGTTATTGATTGGTGTTCCAGGCTTGGCAAAGACGTTAATGGTCAATACTATTGCGCAGACATTGGGCCTTGATTTCAAACGAATTCAATTTACGCCAGATCTAATGCCCAGCGATATTTTGGGTAGTGAGGTACTTGACCAAAATCGAAATTTCAAATTCATCAAGGGTCCTATATTCGCGAATATAATTCTAGCGGATGAGATTAACCGTACACCCCCTAAAACCCAAGCTGCACTATTAGAGGCCATGCAAGAAAGAGCGGTTACGATTGCAGGGCAACAGCACAAACTAGAACCGCCCTATTTCGTTCTGGCAACCCAAAACCCGATAGAACAAGAAGGCACCTATCCGCTACCTGAAGCACAGTTGGATCGTTTTATGTTCGCTATCGAACTTAAATACCCTTCAATTGCAGAAGAGATTCAGGTGGTGAAGGCAACTACTACCGATGTGCTCGTTTCTGTTAGTCCGCTATTTAATGCCCAAGAAATCGTCGCGATACAACAGCTGATAAGAAGAATACCCGTGCCTGACAATGTAATCGAATATGCAGTAAAATTGGTCAATGCTACGAGACCGAATTTAGAGCATGCTTCCGATTACGTAAAACAATATATTGATTGGGGTGCAGGCCCTAGAGCTTCTCAAAATTTGATACTTGGGGCAAAAGCCCACGCCGCGATAAACGGTAAGTATTCGCCAGATAGCGAAGATGTACAGGCAGTGGCCACAGGTATATTAAGACATCGTATTATAAAAAATTACAAGGCCGAGGCCGAAGGTATCTCTGAAGAAGAGATAATTTCTAAATTGCTCTAG
- a CDS encoding phytoene desaturase, protein MSKKVIIIGSGFSSLSASCYLAKAGYDVTIYEKNKTIGGRARQLKKDGFTFDMGPSWYWMPDIFENFFKDFGKTVSQYYQLDRLNPAYKVFFKDETITIEDTLNKICEEFERLEPGSSVDLKEFITKAGENYDIAINKVVLKPGLSPLELITPETVLRVDQFFKTISGEVRKRFKNPKLVATLEFPVLFLGAKPNQTPSFYNFMNFADFALGTWHPKGGMYEIIKAMKSLAEELGVKIITDSPIEKISVENNRVSGVSSKNITHTADIVVSGADYCHSENLLPERYRQYSSGYWSKKVFAPSSLLFYVGFNKKLKNVEHHNLFFDTDFEQHAKEIYDHPQWPKDPLFYVNFPSVTDNTMAPEGQEAGFFLVPIAPGLEDTPELRSQYFDIIMQRFEHLTKQQIKPNILFKESFCVNDFIKEYNSYKGNAYGMANTLTQTAFLRPKLKSSKVNNLYFTGQLTVPGPGVPPALISGKLVSDLIIKKS, encoded by the coding sequence ATGTCTAAAAAAGTTATCATCATCGGGTCTGGGTTTTCGTCTTTATCAGCTTCATGCTATTTAGCGAAAGCCGGTTATGATGTGACCATTTACGAAAAAAATAAGACCATAGGTGGTAGGGCAAGACAGCTAAAAAAAGATGGTTTTACATTTGATATGGGCCCTAGTTGGTACTGGATGCCCGATATTTTTGAAAATTTCTTTAAGGATTTTGGTAAAACTGTATCTCAATATTATCAGCTCGATCGCTTGAACCCGGCTTACAAGGTTTTTTTCAAAGATGAAACGATCACCATTGAAGATACCTTAAACAAGATATGCGAAGAATTCGAACGTCTAGAACCCGGTAGTTCGGTAGATTTAAAAGAGTTTATAACAAAGGCGGGTGAAAATTATGATATCGCAATCAACAAAGTAGTTTTAAAACCGGGACTTTCCCCGTTAGAATTAATCACTCCTGAAACCGTTTTAAGAGTTGACCAATTCTTTAAGACTATCAGTGGAGAGGTGCGAAAAAGGTTTAAGAACCCAAAGCTTGTGGCCACTTTAGAGTTTCCAGTACTGTTTTTAGGTGCCAAACCCAACCAGACACCTTCCTTTTACAATTTTATGAATTTTGCTGATTTCGCGTTGGGCACATGGCATCCTAAAGGCGGAATGTATGAAATCATTAAGGCGATGAAGAGCTTGGCCGAAGAATTAGGAGTAAAAATCATAACTGATAGTCCTATTGAAAAGATATCCGTAGAAAACAATAGAGTATCCGGAGTTAGTTCTAAAAATATAACCCACACTGCAGACATTGTTGTTAGCGGTGCCGATTACTGTCATTCAGAAAACCTGTTACCTGAACGGTACAGACAATACAGCAGTGGCTATTGGAGCAAAAAGGTCTTTGCACCTTCTTCATTGCTATTTTATGTAGGTTTCAACAAGAAGCTGAAAAATGTAGAACATCATAATCTATTTTTCGACACAGATTTTGAACAACATGCCAAAGAGATATACGACCATCCGCAATGGCCGAAAGACCCTTTATTTTATGTGAATTTTCCTTCGGTTACCGATAACACAATGGCACCTGAAGGGCAAGAAGCCGGTTTTTTTCTTGTACCTATCGCCCCTGGATTAGAAGACACACCGGAATTAAGGTCTCAATATTTTGATATTATAATGCAACGTTTTGAACATTTAACAAAGCAACAAATTAAGCCCAACATACTGTTTAAAGAATCGTTTTGCGTTAATGATTTTATAAAAGAATATAACTCGTATAAAGGCAATGCGTACGGCATGGCCAATACCCTGACCCAAACTGCTTTTCTCAGACCAAAGCTTAAAAGCAGCAAAGTAAATAACCTCTATTTTACAGGACAATTAACAGTGCCAGGCCCAGGAGTACCTCCAGCACTCATTTCAGGTAAACTGGTATCTGACCTTATTATCAAAAAATCTTAA
- a CDS encoding DNA-binding response OmpR family regulator: protein MKILAIDDQQLILMSVKKRLSELGYEVATADSGERGIELFNTFTPNLVLVDINMPGMSGLNVIQHIRQDKGSAIPIIVMSGNTDEKVIVDGFDLGINDYMKKPVSLDEMAARIKRIIGAPETTTARSLSSDTQMLQKHCVGVVIPCYNEEERLSSEDFKKFAHQNLGYHLCFVNDGSTDNTLAVLEQLQKENSSNISVYNCEKNGGKAEAVRQGVLHLAKDEQLDYIGYLDADLSTDFRDFDDLVKTLENSKFKIVSGSRISRMGANITKESARRIISLTINMIIQKILGMPFKDTQCGAKIMDRDIVTNMFNKKFITKWLFDVEIFMRMRKHYGKEEAKRLICEQPLKRWIHADGSKLSMKDSVKIVGQLAQIAYNYR, encoded by the coding sequence ATGAAAATTTTAGCCATCGATGATCAGCAATTAATACTAATGTCCGTAAAAAAGAGGTTATCGGAATTAGGTTACGAAGTGGCCACCGCCGATTCGGGTGAAAGAGGTATTGAATTATTCAATACATTCACCCCAAACCTCGTATTAGTTGACATTAATATGCCCGGAATGTCAGGGCTCAATGTTATTCAACATATAAGACAAGATAAAGGCTCTGCTATACCTATAATAGTAATGTCTGGTAATACAGACGAGAAAGTAATTGTTGATGGTTTTGACCTTGGCATTAACGACTATATGAAAAAACCCGTTAGCCTTGATGAAATGGCAGCGAGAATAAAGCGGATAATCGGGGCGCCGGAAACAACCACAGCAAGATCGTTATCTTCAGACACCCAAATGCTACAGAAGCACTGCGTAGGCGTGGTAATACCTTGTTATAACGAAGAAGAAAGACTTTCTAGCGAAGATTTCAAAAAATTCGCCCATCAAAACCTGGGCTACCATCTGTGTTTTGTAAATGATGGTAGTACCGATAATACACTTGCCGTTCTTGAACAACTACAGAAAGAGAACTCAAGCAATATTAGCGTGTACAACTGTGAAAAGAATGGTGGCAAGGCCGAGGCTGTTAGACAAGGTGTTCTACATTTGGCAAAAGATGAACAGCTTGATTATATTGGTTATCTAGATGCTGATTTATCCACTGATTTTCGTGATTTTGACGATTTGGTCAAAACACTCGAAAACTCAAAATTCAAAATTGTTAGTGGTTCTAGAATCAGTAGAATGGGAGCCAATATTACCAAAGAATCTGCCCGAAGAATTATTAGCTTGACCATAAATATGATTATCCAAAAAATTCTGGGAATGCCTTTTAAGGATACCCAATGCGGAGCTAAAATCATGGATAGGGACATCGTAACCAATATGTTCAATAAAAAGTTTATTACAAAGTGGTTGTTCGATGTAGAGATATTCATGAGAATGCGAAAGCATTATGGCAAAGAAGAGGCCAAACGCCTTATATGCGAACAGCCGCTCAAACGCTGGATACATGCTGATGGGTCAAAACTATCGATGAAAGATTCTGTCAAAATTGTTGGGCAATTGGCACAAATCGCTTACAACTACAGGTAA
- a CDS encoding periplasmic chaperone for outer membrane proteins SurA — MNKVLALFLSLSCLTLSQAQESEPAQETAAEVDMAVNTTAEAEKDTIRNFKRIKLDGIAAVVGDYVILDSDIEKTLIDLKSQGVSTEDVTRCGLLGKLMEDRLYAHQAVQDSLLVSDDEVTATTDRQIQGFVQQIGSMEKLLKFYKKEDEASLREDISKINKLRMLSEKMQGSIVEEIEITPEEVRQFYNKIPEDERPVFGAEMEIAQITKAPEPSEEEKQNVIDKLNAIKADVEDNDASFSVKAILYSQDPGSKSKGGFYSITKETGFDKTFKDVAFSLKEGEVSEPFETPFGYHIIFIEKIRGQELDLRHILMQPEISEKALNEVKSELDTIRKHIMEGKYTFAQAALNFSDEKETKFDGGLLRNPSTFDSRFELTKMDPALYNQVRNLKDDEISYPILEEDPRGGSPKYKILKITNRYDEHVADFAKDYLKIQQLAKTEKQYNAIKKWMDEHIDETYISVNESNQDCDFANNWTKE, encoded by the coding sequence ATGAATAAAGTATTAGCACTATTTTTATCTCTTTCTTGCTTGACGCTAAGTCAAGCACAAGAGAGTGAACCTGCCCAAGAAACAGCTGCTGAAGTTGATATGGCGGTCAATACTACTGCCGAAGCGGAAAAAGACACCATAAGAAATTTTAAAAGAATAAAGTTAGATGGCATTGCCGCGGTCGTAGGCGATTATGTGATATTGGATTCTGATATTGAAAAGACCTTAATCGATTTGAAAAGTCAAGGTGTATCTACTGAAGATGTTACCCGTTGCGGACTTTTAGGTAAATTGATGGAAGATAGGCTGTATGCCCACCAGGCCGTTCAAGATAGTTTGCTTGTGTCAGATGATGAAGTAACCGCTACTACCGACAGGCAGATTCAGGGTTTTGTGCAGCAAATTGGTTCTATGGAGAAATTGTTGAAATTCTACAAAAAGGAAGATGAGGCCAGTTTAAGGGAAGACATTAGCAAAATTAATAAGTTAAGAATGCTTTCTGAAAAAATGCAGGGTAGCATTGTTGAAGAAATCGAGATAACGCCTGAGGAGGTTAGACAGTTTTACAATAAAATTCCGGAAGATGAACGCCCAGTTTTCGGTGCTGAAATGGAAATTGCACAAATTACTAAGGCTCCTGAGCCTAGTGAAGAAGAAAAACAAAATGTTATCGATAAATTAAATGCGATTAAAGCTGATGTTGAAGATAACGACGCAAGTTTTAGTGTTAAGGCCATTTTATATTCACAAGATCCCGGTTCAAAGTCTAAAGGGGGGTTTTATAGTATTACAAAAGAGACGGGCTTCGACAAGACTTTTAAAGATGTTGCATTTAGTTTAAAGGAAGGGGAGGTTTCAGAACCCTTTGAAACTCCTTTCGGCTACCACATCATATTTATTGAGAAAATTAGAGGGCAAGAGTTAGATTTACGACATATTTTAATGCAGCCAGAAATTTCAGAAAAAGCCTTGAACGAGGTGAAATCTGAATTAGATACGATTAGAAAGCATATCATGGAAGGTAAATATACCTTTGCACAAGCCGCACTTAATTTCTCAGATGAGAAAGAAACAAAATTTGATGGGGGTCTCTTGAGAAACCCTTCTACATTTGATTCTCGGTTCGAGTTGACCAAAATGGATCCAGCACTTTACAATCAAGTACGTAACTTGAAAGATGATGAAATCTCATATCCCATTTTAGAGGAAGACCCCAGAGGTGGTAGTCCGAAATATAAGATATTAAAGATTACCAACCGCTATGACGAGCACGTTGCAGATTTTGCCAAAGATTATCTGAAAATACAGCAATTGGCGAAAACAGAAAAGCAATACAATGCTATCAAAAAATGGATGGACGAGCATATCGATGAAACTTACATCAGCGTAAACGAGTCTAACCAAGATTGCGATTTCGCCAACAACTGGACCAAAGAGTAG
- a CDS encoding phytoene/squalene synthetase has protein sequence MKALFDNVSYQCSKAVTKSYSTSFSLATKMLSPTIRADIYNIYGFVRFADEIVDSFHDYDKEHLFDKFENDLKECLEHRISLNPILNSFQYTYHKYGISYDLVESFMKSMRMDLHKSTYITDQEFKEYIYGSADVVGLMCLKVFVKGDLERYEDLKESAMALGSAFQKVNFLRDLRSDFEELNRSYFPNINFEELDEPAKKQIVDEIKADFTLGYSGIVQLPHEAKFGVYTAYRYYYQLLKKLQNTPSIEIRNVRVRVPNYEKFGLLANSYVNYKLNLV, from the coding sequence ATGAAGGCACTATTTGACAATGTATCTTACCAATGTAGCAAGGCCGTCACGAAATCTTACAGCACTTCTTTTTCATTGGCCACAAAAATGCTCTCACCAACTATCAGGGCAGATATTTATAATATATATGGTTTTGTTCGCTTTGCGGATGAAATTGTCGACTCGTTTCACGATTATGACAAAGAGCATCTTTTTGATAAATTTGAGAACGATTTAAAAGAATGTTTAGAGCATCGTATAAGCCTCAATCCGATTCTCAATTCATTTCAATATACATATCATAAGTATGGTATTTCTTATGATTTAGTGGAATCGTTTATGAAAAGTATGCGAATGGATCTTCATAAAAGCACATACATCACAGATCAAGAATTTAAAGAGTACATTTACGGCTCTGCCGATGTCGTTGGTCTTATGTGCTTGAAAGTATTCGTGAAAGGTGATTTAGAGAGGTACGAAGACCTAAAAGAATCTGCAATGGCCTTGGGGTCAGCTTTTCAAAAAGTTAACTTTCTTAGAGATTTACGTTCCGATTTTGAAGAACTCAACCGTAGTTATTTTCCGAATATAAATTTCGAAGAACTAGACGAACCTGCTAAAAAACAGATTGTTGACGAAATAAAGGCAGATTTCACACTTGGCTATTCTGGTATCGTTCAATTACCCCACGAAGCCAAATTCGGTGTTTATACGGCTTACCGCTATTATTATCAACTGCTGAAAAAATTACAGAATACTCCTTCTATCGAAATTAGAAATGTTAGGGTCAGAGTACCCAATTATGAAAAATTTGGGCTTTTGGCCAATTCGTACGTAAACTACAAACTGAATCTAGTATAG
- a CDS encoding B12 binding protein yields the protein MNNVKKQFSIRDLENLSGIKAHTIRIWEKRYDLLSPDRTNTNIRSYSIGSLQKLLNITLLYNSGHKISKIAKIPEENIPLMVREIVAKNSIKNHSINAFKLAMVNFDQSLFIKTFDNLMLEKSFNEVFNEIFIPLLNELGMLWQTDTISPAHEHFITNLVKQKIIISTEQLQRDEPLKTDKVFVPFLPDNEIHEIGLLYINYEIVRSGYKSIYLGQTVPLENLIEVLNYFENVNFISYFTVVPTKDYINKYIAEFAETTKKYTKSELWLLGRQTQHIDVKSKPDMVKTFTSIEEIVAYL from the coding sequence ATGAACAATGTAAAAAAACAGTTTAGTATTAGAGATTTAGAAAATCTCTCTGGTATTAAGGCGCACACCATAAGAATTTGGGAAAAAAGATACGATTTGTTATCGCCTGATAGAACCAACACTAACATTAGAAGTTACTCGATAGGTAGTCTTCAGAAATTATTGAACATTACCTTACTATATAACAGTGGACATAAAATATCAAAGATTGCTAAGATACCCGAGGAGAACATTCCTTTGATGGTCCGTGAAATTGTTGCTAAGAACAGTATTAAAAACCATAGTATCAATGCTTTTAAGTTGGCCATGGTTAATTTTGACCAATCCCTATTCATTAAAACATTTGACAACCTCATGCTCGAAAAATCTTTTAATGAGGTTTTTAATGAGATTTTTATTCCCTTATTGAACGAATTGGGCATGTTGTGGCAGACCGATACCATCAGCCCTGCCCATGAGCATTTTATTACCAATTTGGTGAAGCAAAAGATTATTATCAGCACTGAACAGTTGCAGAGGGATGAACCCCTGAAAACCGACAAAGTGTTCGTGCCGTTCTTACCGGATAATGAAATTCACGAAATAGGCCTTCTATATATCAATTATGAGATTGTTCGCAGTGGCTATAAATCTATCTATTTGGGGCAGACCGTTCCATTAGAAAACCTTATCGAAGTTTTGAATTACTTTGAAAATGTAAATTTTATATCATACTTCACCGTAGTTCCAACAAAAGATTATATCAATAAATACATCGCCGAATTCGCAGAAACCACAAAAAAATATACTAAATCAGAATTATGGTTATTGGGCAGGCAAACCCAACATATTGACGTGAAGAGCAAACCCGATATGGTGAAAACTTTTACGTCTATCGAAGAAATAGTTGCGTATTTATAG
- a CDS encoding beta-carotene 3-hydroxylase (manually curated), protein MKIILWILILVGTFCFMEFMAWFTHKYIMHGFLWKLHKDHHNKDHDSWFERNDAFFIFYAIVSMVLFYLGAQTEFWYGWPLGFGILAYGIAYFLVHDIFIHQRFKIFRNANHWYAKGVRRAHKMHHKHLGKKEGECFGMLIVPFKYFKRQ, encoded by the coding sequence ATGAAAATTATTCTTTGGATATTGATTTTGGTAGGCACTTTCTGCTTTATGGAATTCATGGCCTGGTTTACGCATAAATACATCATGCATGGTTTTCTATGGAAATTACACAAAGACCATCATAATAAAGACCATGACTCGTGGTTCGAGCGAAATGATGCCTTCTTTATATTTTATGCTATTGTGAGTATGGTGCTTTTTTATTTAGGTGCCCAAACCGAGTTTTGGTACGGCTGGCCTTTGGGTTTTGGTATTCTTGCCTATGGTATCGCCTATTTTCTCGTTCATGATATATTTATTCATCAACGCTTTAAAATCTTTAGAAACGCTAATCACTGGTATGCAAAAGGTGTTAGAAGAGCACATAAAATGCACCATAAACATTTGGGGAAAAAAGAGGGTGAATGCTTCGGAATGTTAATCGTACCTTTTAAATACTTTAAAAGACAGTGA
- a CDS encoding thiol-disulfide isomerase/thioredoxin has translation MKRKTAYTLVLIIFILSFFITPVGYWSKVWLTQLFATSPEIDDEGNREKLPHYDWRLKDANWDYFNFEESKDKVVFIHFWASWHLPSSSELSDIQELYTAYNNQVDFYVVTNEERSPVEEFMKDNKFTFPITYRIVGEPSPFEIPDPSGTYIIDKSGEIVVKSFKAKDWNNDKITNLLDDLVTQ, from the coding sequence ATGAAACGGAAAACAGCTTACACTCTTGTTTTAATAATTTTTATACTATCTTTTTTCATTACCCCGGTAGGGTATTGGTCTAAAGTATGGCTTACACAACTTTTTGCGACATCTCCAGAGATTGACGATGAAGGCAATAGAGAAAAGCTTCCCCATTACGATTGGCGATTGAAAGACGCAAATTGGGACTATTTTAATTTCGAAGAGTCAAAAGACAAGGTGGTGTTCATTCATTTTTGGGCTTCATGGCACTTACCAAGTTCTTCAGAACTGAGTGATATTCAAGAACTTTATACTGCATACAATAATCAGGTAGATTTTTATGTGGTAACTAATGAAGAGCGTTCACCAGTAGAAGAGTTTATGAAAGACAATAAATTTACTTTTCCGATTACCTATAGAATCGTAGGTGAGCCTTCCCCATTTGAAATACCTGATCCTTCCGGCACCTATATTATTGACAAATCAGGAGAGATTGTGGTGAAGTCTTTTAAAGCAAAAGATTGGAACAACGATAAAATCACCAACCTCTTAGATGACTTGGTCACCCAATAA
- a CDS encoding aconitase: MAFDIDMIKGVYANMAERVDKARDIVGKPLTLSEKILYSHLWDGNPTTAFTRGKDYVDFAPDRIACQDATAQMALLQFMQAGKKKVAVPTTVHCDHLIQAKSGAAKDLISANSTSAEVFDFLESVSNKYGIGFWKPGAGIIHQVVLENYAFPGGMMIGTDSHTVNAGGLGMVAIGVGGADAVDVMAGMAWELKFPKLIGVKLTGNISGWTSAKDVILKVAGILTVKGGTGAIIEYFGEGAKNLSCTGKGTICNMGAEVGATTSTFGYDDSMERYLRATDRSDVADEANKVREYLTADDEVYANPEQYFDEIIEINLDELRPHLNGPFTPDLATPVGELGVKAKENDWPLKVDWGLIGSCTNSSYEDLTRAASIAKQAITKKIKPKSDFGINPGSEQIRFTAERDGLLQIFEDLGATVFTNACGPCIGQWDRSDLKGDEKNTIVHSFNRNFSKRADGNPNTHAFVGSPEMVAAIAISGKLDFDPMNDTLVNEDGEEVKLDEPMGIELPAQGFEVEDAGYLAPREDGSGVEVRVASDSERLQLLTPFEPITVEQMQGVKLLVKAFGKCTTDHISMAGPWLRFRGHLDNIANNTLIGAVNAFNKKTNFIKNQLNGEHGGVPDVQREYKAEGIKTIVVGDHNYGEGSSREHAAMQPRHLGVAAVLVKSFARIHETNLKKQGMLALTFANESDYDLIQEDDTFNFVDMADFAPDVPLTIEVVHADGSKDTIMANHTYNNAQIGWFNEGSALNVIKRENAA; the protein is encoded by the coding sequence ATGGCATTCGATATCGATATGATTAAAGGGGTGTACGCCAATATGGCCGAGCGTGTTGATAAGGCTCGTGATATAGTTGGTAAACCGCTTACCCTTTCGGAGAAAATTTTATATTCCCATTTGTGGGACGGTAACCCTACCACAGCTTTTACCAGAGGAAAAGACTATGTTGATTTTGCTCCCGATCGTATCGCCTGTCAAGATGCTACGGCGCAAATGGCCTTATTGCAGTTTATGCAAGCCGGTAAGAAGAAGGTGGCCGTGCCGACTACCGTACACTGTGATCACTTGATTCAAGCAAAAAGTGGTGCTGCAAAAGATTTGATATCTGCCAATAGCACTAGTGCCGAGGTTTTTGATTTTTTAGAATCTGTTTCGAATAAATACGGAATCGGTTTCTGGAAACCGGGTGCAGGTATTATTCACCAAGTAGTTTTAGAAAATTATGCATTTCCTGGCGGGATGATGATCGGAACGGATTCGCATACGGTGAACGCCGGTGGACTCGGAATGGTAGCTATCGGTGTAGGTGGTGCAGATGCTGTAGATGTTATGGCAGGTATGGCTTGGGAGCTGAAGTTTCCTAAATTGATAGGAGTGAAGTTGACCGGAAATATATCTGGTTGGACGTCAGCTAAAGATGTGATTTTAAAAGTTGCTGGTATTCTTACCGTAAAAGGTGGTACCGGTGCAATAATTGAATATTTCGGTGAAGGTGCTAAGAACCTTTCTTGTACCGGAAAAGGAACTATCTGTAATATGGGGGCCGAAGTAGGGGCAACTACCTCTACTTTTGGTTATGATGATTCTATGGAGCGTTACCTTAGAGCTACAGATAGAAGTGATGTAGCCGATGAGGCCAATAAGGTAAGAGAATACCTTACGGCTGATGATGAAGTGTACGCTAACCCAGAACAGTATTTTGATGAGATTATCGAGATCAACCTCGATGAACTTAGACCTCATTTGAACGGACCATTTACTCCGGATTTAGCTACTCCTGTTGGAGAGCTGGGTGTTAAGGCAAAAGAAAACGATTGGCCGCTTAAGGTCGATTGGGGCTTGATAGGTTCTTGTACCAACTCATCTTACGAAGATTTGACCCGTGCGGCATCAATTGCCAAACAGGCCATTACCAAGAAAATTAAACCAAAATCCGATTTCGGAATCAATCCTGGTTCAGAGCAAATTCGATTTACGGCTGAACGTGATGGCTTGCTTCAAATTTTTGAAGATTTAGGTGCAACGGTATTTACCAATGCTTGCGGACCTTGTATCGGTCAGTGGGATAGAAGTGACTTGAAAGGCGATGAGAAGAACACTATAGTTCATTCTTTTAACCGTAACTTCTCTAAACGAGCAGATGGTAACCCAAACACGCACGCATTTGTGGGCTCTCCTGAAATGGTGGCCGCTATTGCTATTTCTGGTAAGCTTGATTTTGACCCGATGAACGATACTTTGGTCAATGAAGATGGCGAAGAAGTAAAACTAGATGAGCCAATGGGTATCGAATTGCCTGCTCAAGGCTTTGAAGTGGAAGATGCCGGTTACTTGGCACCTAGAGAAGACGGATCGGGTGTGGAAGTGAGAGTGGCTTCCGATTCTGAAAGACTACAGTTGCTAACTCCATTTGAGCCAATTACGGTAGAGCAGATGCAGGGGGTTAAGCTTCTTGTCAAGGCATTCGGTAAATGTACGACCGACCATATTTCTATGGCCGGCCCATGGTTACGTTTCCGTGGTCATTTAGACAATATTGCGAACAATACCCTAATCGGTGCGGTTAATGCTTTTAATAAGAAAACAAACTTCATCAAAAATCAGCTTAACGGTGAGCATGGTGGTGTACCAGATGTTCAGAGAGAGTATAAAGCTGAAGGTATCAAGACCATCGTTGTCGGGGATCATAACTATGGTGAAGGATCGTCAAGAGAGCATGCAGCTATGCAACCAAGACACTTAGGTGTAGCAGCTGTGTTGGTGAAATCTTTCGCACGTATTCATGAGACCAACCTTAAAAAACAAGGTATGTTGGCCTTGACTTTTGCGAATGAAAGTGATTATGATCTAATACAAGAAGATGATACTTTCAACTTCGTCGATATGGCCGATTTTGCTCCTGATGTGCCATTGACTATAGAAGTTGTTCATGCCGATGGAAGTAAAGATACCATCATGGCCAATCATACGTATAATAATGCACAAATCGGTTGGTTCAATGAAGGTTCTGCTTTGAACGTGATTAAAAGGGAAAACGCAGCTTAA